TCGGGGGCGTTCGCCGCAGGCCAGATCGGCGATACGCGTGCTCGTCGTCGACGACCATGCGATGGTCCGCGAAGGCCTGCGCGGCATTCTCCAAAATGAGCCGGATATGCAGATCGCCGGCGAAGCGCAGGATGGCTTGCAAGCCGTGATGCTTACATCCGAACTGCAACCCGACGTCGTGCTCATGGACATCAATATGCCGAAGCTGGATGGCGTCGAAGCGACCCGGCGCATCAAGGCCGCGCATTCGCATATACACGTGATTGGGTTGTCCATGCATGCCGATGAGAGGGTGATCCTGACCATGCGCGACGCGGGTGCATCGGACTACGTCACCAAAGACCATGCCTCGGACGCGCTGTGTGCCAGCGTGCGTAAATGTATGCGGTCTGTCAGGTGAAACAGTACTGGATGTCAGGAATATCGCGCTTTGATTGACCGGGGCGCCCATGGGCGTTGGCGCCCCTTCGTTCGCGAGCGCTTATTTCAGCGCTTTAATCTGCTGGTTCGTGATCCTGCGAAAGTGGCCTCGTTCAGACTTTGTTATTAACGGATAGGCACTAAGGTCCATACCCTTGTCCGAACTGACAGCGGTAAGCGAGGGCAACTCAAGATCTGACTTACTGACCTCCATCAACGAGGTGAACTTCGGTGGGAGGTGGAGGAGGGGCGCCGTCGTCGTGGCAGATCATTCCGGAGTTGGACACGTTCTGGTCCA
This window of the Burkholderiales bacterium genome carries:
- a CDS encoding response regulator transcription factor, coding for MLVVDDHAMVREGLRGILQNEPDMQIAGEAQDGLQAVMLTSELQPDVVLMDINMPKLDGVEATRRIKAAHSHIHVIGLSMHADERVILTMRDAGASDYVTKDHASDALCASVRKCMRSVR